One genomic window of Nisaea sp. includes the following:
- the phaR gene encoding polyhydroxyalkanoate synthesis repressor PhaR, protein MATQRKKTAQNNPGTGAEGAAGATAGVITIKKYANRRLYNTATSSYVTLDHLCQMVKDGQDFVVYDAKTGEDITRPVLTQIIVEEESKGQNMLPISFLRQLIGFYGDNLQMVVPRYLEFAMSAFTKDQDRTRDYMQEALGGMFPFSNFEEMGKQNMAMLEKTMGMFNPYRPQDSEDNGAAETKPASAAEDPSRGAVDALQSLQDQIVQLQQQLSALGTANVAAQSSKKDDKDDT, encoded by the coding sequence ATGGCAACTCAACGCAAGAAGACGGCCCAGAATAACCCGGGCACGGGTGCAGAAGGGGCTGCCGGGGCGACCGCCGGGGTCATCACGATCAAGAAGTACGCGAACCGGCGTCTCTACAACACGGCGACCAGCAGCTATGTGACGCTTGATCATCTGTGCCAGATGGTCAAGGACGGCCAGGACTTCGTCGTCTACGACGCCAAGACGGGCGAGGACATCACCCGCCCGGTCCTCACGCAGATCATCGTCGAGGAAGAGAGCAAAGGCCAAAACATGTTGCCTATCAGTTTCTTGCGCCAGCTCATCGGCTTCTACGGCGACAATCTGCAGATGGTGGTTCCGCGCTATCTCGAGTTCGCGATGTCGGCTTTCACAAAAGATCAGGATCGCACCCGCGATTACATGCAGGAGGCTCTCGGCGGCATGTTCCCGTTTTCCAATTTCGAGGAAATGGGCAAGCAGAACATGGCCATGCTCGAGAAGACCATGGGCATGTTCAACCCCTACCGGCCGCAGGATAGCGAAGACAACGGGGCAGCCGAGACCAAACCTGCCAGCGCGGCGGAAGATCCGTCCAGAGGCGCGGTCGATGCCCTGCAGTCACTGCAGGACCAGATTGTGCAGTTGCAGCAGCAATTGAGTGCCTTGGGCACGGCCAATGTGGCCGCGCAATCGTCGAAGAAGGATGATAAAGACGACACTTGA
- a CDS encoding HAMP domain-containing methyl-accepting chemotaxis protein: MFSKFNDMKFGVKLLIGIGGILVLLVINSGASFFGLLQAGGALTRYQQLTNQAAQMTAARSDLLQAAAEVQQFLIDGSAESAAKAQAGISAVREDLEIAENGATTDEARARLANIQDKLSGYGAVFETVVASRERRDVAIAEINQLGSDLEKKLTAVMAEANEAYDAELAYKAGQVLRSLLIQRAELNRYLLDQKAETYALVEAERTPLETSFDDLVGNLQFGQDDELTEALKTSVAAYQQGLQSVRDLVVSLNGILDEELEPAAAGILADAAGAYEIIRDEQTTIGTEARDRTEQTEILSVVATLVCVVIGLAAAFLIARGISRPIKALTGVMARLAAGESSTEVPMTERGDEMGEMAKAVLVFRESMLKAEELQEASRADQERREKRTRRIEELTKNFDSTATETLTSVSEAAENLRGSANSLTQTADRSSNMAGMASSASNQATENVQTVASAAEELSASITEISQQVSRSTQVADQAVEDAEQSRVLVHRLADNSAKIGEVVKLITDIAEQTNLLALNATIEAARAGEAGKGFAVVASEVKNLATQTAQATEEISTQIQTIQDDTKHTVSSIQHIAERIEEINRISAGVATAVEEQSAATQEIARNVSDAAASTGSANENISGVSDATRETTTISGEVLSASEQVSAKSGDLSQVVQRFLAEMRQV; the protein is encoded by the coding sequence ATGTTCTCGAAGTTTAACGATATGAAATTTGGGGTTAAACTGCTGATCGGGATTGGCGGGATTCTCGTCCTGCTGGTGATCAATAGTGGAGCTTCATTTTTTGGCTTGTTGCAGGCTGGCGGCGCGCTGACTCGCTATCAGCAGCTGACGAACCAGGCTGCGCAGATGACCGCGGCACGATCGGATCTGCTGCAGGCCGCCGCCGAAGTGCAGCAGTTCCTGATCGACGGCAGCGCCGAATCTGCTGCAAAGGCGCAAGCCGGCATTTCAGCCGTGCGCGAGGATCTCGAGATTGCCGAGAATGGCGCGACGACGGATGAGGCGCGCGCTCGCCTTGCCAATATTCAGGATAAACTTTCCGGCTACGGTGCGGTTTTCGAGACCGTTGTCGCGAGCCGCGAGAGACGTGACGTGGCGATTGCCGAAATCAATCAGCTGGGCTCCGATCTGGAGAAGAAGCTGACGGCGGTCATGGCGGAAGCAAACGAAGCCTATGATGCCGAGTTGGCGTACAAGGCCGGTCAGGTGCTGCGCAGCCTGCTGATTCAGCGCGCCGAACTGAACCGCTATCTGCTGGATCAAAAGGCGGAGACCTATGCCCTGGTCGAAGCCGAGCGGACACCGCTGGAAACCAGCTTTGACGATTTGGTCGGGAACCTCCAGTTCGGCCAGGACGATGAGCTGACCGAGGCGCTCAAGACCAGTGTCGCCGCTTATCAGCAAGGATTGCAGTCGGTCCGCGATCTCGTCGTTTCCCTCAACGGCATTCTCGATGAAGAGCTGGAACCTGCGGCTGCCGGCATTCTTGCCGATGCTGCCGGTGCCTATGAGATCATCCGTGACGAGCAGACCACGATCGGAACGGAAGCCCGGGACAGAACCGAGCAGACGGAAATCCTCTCGGTCGTGGCGACGCTGGTCTGTGTCGTGATCGGTCTGGCAGCGGCCTTCCTGATTGCCCGTGGTATTTCGCGGCCCATCAAGGCGTTGACCGGGGTAATGGCGCGTCTTGCTGCCGGTGAATCGAGCACCGAAGTGCCGATGACCGAGCGCGGCGACGAAATGGGAGAGATGGCCAAGGCGGTTCTGGTGTTCCGTGAGAGCATGCTGAAGGCCGAAGAGCTTCAGGAAGCCTCGCGGGCAGATCAGGAGCGGCGCGAGAAGCGGACCCGGCGGATCGAGGAGCTGACCAAAAACTTCGACAGCACGGCGACGGAGACGCTGACGTCCGTCTCCGAAGCGGCTGAAAATCTGCGTGGCTCGGCCAACAGCCTGACCCAGACGGCGGACCGGTCCAGCAACATGGCCGGAATGGCGTCGTCTGCCTCGAACCAGGCGACGGAGAATGTGCAGACCGTGGCCAGTGCCGCCGAAGAGCTTTCCGCGTCGATCACGGAGATTTCCCAGCAGGTCTCGCGGTCGACCCAGGTGGCCGATCAGGCGGTGGAGGATGCGGAACAGAGCCGCGTACTGGTTCACCGCCTCGCCGACAACTCAGCCAAGATCGGTGAAGTGGTGAAACTCATCACCGATATTGCCGAGCAGACGAACCTTCTTGCCCTCAACGCCACCATCGAGGCGGCGCGCGCGGGCGAGGCAGGCAAAGGGTTTGCCGTGGTCGCTTCCGAAGTGAAAAATCTGGCCACACAGACGGCCCAGGCGACAGAGGAAATCTCGACCCAGATCCAGACCATCCAGGACGATACAAAGCATACCGTCTCGTCCATCCAGCACATCGCCGAACGGATCGAGGAGATCAACCGGATCTCGGCCGGGGTGGCGACCGCCGTCGAGGAGCAAAGCGCTGCAACTCAGGAGATCGCCCGCAATGTGAGCGATGCCGCAGCCAGTACCGGTTCCGCGAATGAAAATATCAGCGGGGTCAGCGACGCGACGCGGGAGACCACGACGATCTCGGGCGAGGTGTTGAGTGCTTCGGAGCAGGTCTCCGCGAAATCCGGAGACCTGAGCCAGGTGGTGCAGCGGTTCCTGGCCGAAATGCGCCAGGTTTAA
- a CDS encoding acetyl-CoA C-acetyltransferase — MTDVVIAGAARTPIGAFGGGLSSLSGADLGVIAIKEALSRSKVDAGEVDEAILGQVLTAAAGMNPARQAAIGAGIPQERTAITINQVCGSGLRAVALGDQAIRAGDSKIVVCGGQESMSNAPHAQTLRNGYKMGDVQLIDTMIRDGLWDHFNGYHMGNTAENVASKWQISRDQQDAFAAASQNKAEAAQKAGKFKDEIVPVTISGRKGDTVVDTDEHPRHGTTIEALGKLRPAFVKEGSVTAGNASGINDGAAIAILMTGDEAVKRGITPLARIVSFATRGVDPAIMGSGPIPASRAALEKAGWAASDLDLVEANEAFAAQACAVNKDLGWDPEIVNVNGGAIALGHPIGASGCRVLITLLHEMQKRDAKKGLATLCIGGGMGVALCVERD, encoded by the coding sequence ATGACCGATGTGGTAATTGCCGGGGCCGCACGGACCCCGATCGGAGCGTTTGGCGGCGGCCTGAGTTCCCTGTCGGGAGCGGATCTGGGCGTCATCGCCATCAAGGAAGCGCTGAGTCGATCGAAGGTCGATGCAGGCGAGGTCGACGAGGCCATTCTGGGTCAGGTGCTGACTGCGGCAGCCGGTATGAACCCGGCCCGTCAGGCGGCCATCGGCGCCGGTATCCCGCAGGAACGAACAGCGATTACGATCAATCAGGTCTGCGGCTCCGGCCTGCGCGCCGTCGCCCTCGGCGACCAGGCGATCCGCGCCGGAGACAGCAAGATCGTGGTCTGCGGCGGTCAGGAAAGCATGAGCAACGCGCCGCATGCCCAGACCCTGCGCAATGGCTACAAGATGGGCGATGTGCAGCTCATCGACACCATGATCAGGGACGGGCTCTGGGATCATTTCAACGGCTACCATATGGGCAACACGGCGGAGAATGTTGCGTCCAAGTGGCAGATCTCCCGGGATCAGCAGGACGCTTTTGCGGCGGCTTCCCAGAACAAGGCTGAAGCAGCGCAGAAAGCCGGCAAGTTCAAGGATGAGATCGTTCCCGTAACGATTTCCGGCCGGAAGGGCGACACCGTGGTCGACACGGACGAGCATCCGCGTCATGGCACCACGATCGAGGCGCTCGGCAAGCTGCGTCCGGCCTTCGTCAAGGAAGGCAGCGTCACGGCCGGTAATGCATCCGGTATCAATGACGGTGCGGCGATCGCCATTCTGATGACCGGCGATGAGGCGGTGAAGCGGGGCATCACGCCGCTGGCCCGGATCGTCTCCTTCGCCACGCGCGGTGTCGATCCGGCGATCATGGGCTCCGGGCCGATCCCGGCAAGCCGGGCGGCGCTCGAGAAAGCCGGCTGGGCCGCAAGCGATCTCGATCTTGTGGAGGCCAACGAAGCCTTCGCCGCGCAGGCTTGCGCCGTGAACAAGGATCTCGGTTGGGACCCCGAAATTGTGAACGTCAATGGCGGTGCCATTGCGCTCGGGCATCCGATCGGCGCATCCGGCTGCCGTGTCCTGATCACGCTGTTGCACGAGATGCAGAAGCGGGATGCGAAGAAGGGGCTGGCAACGCTCTGCATCGGCGGCGGCATGGGTGTCGCCCTCTGCGTCGAGCGCGACTGA
- the phbB gene encoding acetoacetyl-CoA reductase: MGRVAIVTGGTRGIGEAISLALRDAGCTVAANYAGNVERANAFTERTGIASYKWDVSDFEACAAGVKQVEADLGPVDIVVNNAGITRDGTIHKMDHKMWQDVIDTNLGGCFNMCRNVIEGMRARKFGRIVNIGSINGQAGQYGQVNYAAAKSGIHGFTKALAQEGARSNITVNAIAPGYIDTDMVAAVPANVLEKIVARVPVGRLGHADEIARGVVFLCADDAGFVTGSTMSINGGQHMY, from the coding sequence ATGGGACGTGTCGCAATCGTAACGGGTGGAACCCGCGGCATCGGGGAGGCGATCAGTCTCGCTCTCAGGGACGCCGGTTGCACGGTGGCAGCGAATTATGCGGGGAACGTGGAGCGGGCGAATGCCTTCACGGAACGCACTGGGATTGCCTCCTACAAATGGGACGTCTCTGATTTTGAAGCCTGCGCGGCGGGTGTGAAGCAGGTCGAGGCCGATCTCGGACCGGTCGATATCGTGGTCAATAACGCCGGCATCACCCGGGACGGCACGATCCACAAGATGGATCATAAAATGTGGCAGGACGTGATCGATACCAACCTGGGCGGTTGCTTCAACATGTGCCGGAATGTGATCGAGGGCATGCGGGCGCGGAAGTTCGGCCGGATTGTGAATATCGGCTCGATCAACGGTCAGGCCGGGCAGTACGGTCAGGTGAACTATGCCGCTGCCAAATCCGGCATCCACGGCTTCACCAAGGCGCTGGCCCAGGAAGGCGCCCGCTCCAACATCACGGTGAACGCCATCGCGCCGGGTTATATCGACACCGATATGGTCGCTGCCGTGCCGGCAAACGTGCTGGAGAAGATTGTCGCCCGGGTCCCGGTCGGCCGTCTTGGCCATGCGGACGAGATTGCCCGCGGTGTGGTGTTCCTCTGCGCCGACGATGCCGGCTTCGTTACCGGATCGACCATGTCGATCAATGGCGGACAGCACATGTACTGA
- a CDS encoding alpha-hydroxy acid oxidase, whose protein sequence is MSSVVSGMNEADNTDPSERFLCLHEIVEAAEQALSENIWNYLRGATETETTMKRNRQALDSVAFRPRVLNDMREVAVGGRLLGKDLALPVLLAPVGSLESFEPGGGKTAMRAAAEFGNALMLSNVGSIPIEDVAAEADGLLISALYKRGDDGWLDEQVQRAKDAKCFAVSLTVDSAYYSRRERDIAARFVKPWRAGAGADWQAALNWKDVERFKERYDIPLILKGIATAEDAVMAVERGVDVVYVSNHGGRQLDHGRGSLDVLPEVVDAVAGRAEIVVDGSIQRGTDLVKAIALGANAVGMGRLFCCGLAAAGDAGVVRMLTLLRDEVRTAVALLGENSLSDVRASHVHPAVPVAGPDVFSAFPLIGAYPS, encoded by the coding sequence ATGAGTAGCGTGGTGTCCGGCATGAACGAGGCGGACAATACAGATCCCTCGGAACGGTTTTTGTGTCTGCACGAGATCGTCGAGGCGGCGGAGCAGGCGCTGAGCGAGAATATCTGGAACTATTTGCGCGGTGCGACGGAAACCGAGACGACGATGAAACGGAACCGCCAGGCGCTGGACAGCGTGGCATTCCGGCCCCGGGTTCTGAACGATATGCGCGAAGTTGCGGTTGGCGGGCGTCTGCTCGGAAAGGACCTGGCCCTGCCGGTCCTGCTGGCGCCGGTCGGCTCGCTGGAGAGTTTCGAGCCCGGCGGCGGGAAAACCGCGATGCGGGCGGCGGCCGAATTCGGCAACGCCCTGATGCTGAGCAATGTCGGCTCTATTCCGATTGAGGACGTCGCTGCCGAGGCCGACGGATTGCTGATCTCGGCCCTTTACAAGCGCGGTGACGATGGCTGGCTTGATGAGCAGGTGCAGCGGGCGAAGGACGCCAAGTGCTTTGCGGTCTCGCTGACCGTCGACAGCGCCTACTACAGCCGGCGCGAGCGGGATATTGCTGCCCGCTTCGTCAAGCCGTGGCGCGCCGGTGCGGGCGCGGACTGGCAGGCGGCGCTTAACTGGAAAGACGTGGAGCGCTTCAAGGAGCGGTATGACATTCCGCTGATCCTGAAAGGCATTGCCACGGCCGAGGATGCGGTCATGGCCGTCGAGCGTGGCGTGGACGTGGTCTATGTCTCGAACCATGGCGGCCGGCAGCTCGACCATGGACGCGGATCGCTCGATGTTCTGCCGGAAGTCGTGGATGCGGTCGCCGGGCGGGCCGAGATCGTCGTGGACGGCTCGATCCAGCGTGGCACGGATCTGGTGAAAGCCATTGCTCTCGGTGCCAATGCTGTCGGCATGGGGCGTTTGTTCTGCTGCGGTCTTGCGGCGGCCGGCGATGCCGGGGTGGTGCGCATGCTGACGCTGCTCCGGGACGAGGTGCGGACAGCGGTTGCCCTGCTCGGTGAGAACAGTCTTTCCGATGTGCGGGCGAGCCATGTTCACCCGGCGGTTCCTGTCGCCGGGCCGGATGTGTTCAGTGCGTTTCCGTTGATCGGCGCTTACCCGTCATAG
- a CDS encoding N-acyl homoserine lactonase family protein codes for MSGEQTYEVYAVRYAHNAKRMRNENFVFPDAHDVPMPLDYFVWVIRNEERTFVVDTGFGEVASLKRGSPLLRSTTEGLALLGIDAAKVKDVILTHMHYDHAGGIGEFPEATFHIQDSEMSYATGRCMCFEAMQRPFEVEDVVAMVRKVYGGQAKFHDGDTELAPGVSIHKIGGHSAGLMCVRVRTARGWIVLASDCAHFYENIRDRKPFVICYDLGAMMNGFNTLELLADSPDHIVPGHDPLVMDYYPAPSPDLEGAVVRLDVMPKKT; via the coding sequence ATGAGCGGCGAGCAGACTTATGAAGTGTACGCAGTGCGCTATGCCCATAACGCCAAGCGCATGCGAAACGAGAACTTTGTCTTTCCGGATGCCCATGACGTTCCGATGCCGCTCGATTATTTCGTCTGGGTCATCCGGAACGAGGAGCGTACTTTTGTCGTCGATACCGGCTTCGGCGAAGTTGCCTCCCTGAAACGGGGCTCACCGCTGTTGCGTTCAACGACCGAAGGACTGGCGCTGCTCGGGATTGACGCCGCCAAGGTCAAGGACGTGATTCTTACCCATATGCATTACGACCATGCAGGCGGGATCGGAGAGTTTCCGGAGGCCACGTTCCATATCCAGGATTCCGAGATGTCCTACGCCACCGGCCGGTGCATGTGCTTCGAGGCCATGCAACGCCCCTTCGAGGTCGAGGACGTGGTCGCCATGGTGCGCAAGGTCTATGGTGGACAGGCAAAGTTCCACGACGGCGATACGGAACTCGCGCCCGGCGTCAGCATTCACAAGATCGGCGGCCATTCTGCCGGATTGATGTGCGTACGGGTCAGGACCGCACGCGGCTGGATCGTGCTGGCCTCCGATTGCGCCCATTTCTATGAGAATATCCGCGATCGCAAACCGTTCGTGATCTGTTACGACCTCGGGGCCATGATGAACGGCTTCAACACGCTGGAACTGCTGGCGGACAGCCCGGATCACATCGTGCCCGGACATGACCCGCTGGTGATGGATTACTATCCGGCCCCGTCGCCGGATCTTGAAGGCGCCGTGGTACGGCTCGACGTGATGCCGAAAAAGACCTGA
- a CDS encoding alpha/beta fold hydrolase has translation MKDRAAETAGNGDPEGDEAQPEKATWDAFVSAVDQAILERSQDLLDAVLIYRRHPYVRETEPAPVAWRAGGTALLDYGTRNLDGQPVLVVPSLINRYYILDLRPERSLLRYLESRGFRPFVVDWGAPGPGEARFTLTDYVAGQLDQALDAVRAITGKPPIVLGYCMGGLLALALATRRQADIRALGLLATPWDFSAGAPPVAALLPLLRPFLTMTSDRGHQVGTDLLQAMFHMLDPMLVIKKFLRFRSLDADGAEAIDFVALEDWLNDGVPLMGPVAAEAFLDWYGANSTARLCWKIAGRTVDPADISLPTCVVIPSRDRIVPPPSAEALAAALPHAETLRVPLGHVGMMASSNAKKAVWEPLAAWMEETIK, from the coding sequence TTGAAAGACAGAGCCGCGGAGACAGCCGGAAACGGCGATCCTGAAGGCGATGAGGCGCAGCCGGAAAAAGCGACCTGGGACGCTTTTGTCTCCGCCGTCGACCAGGCGATCCTGGAGCGCAGTCAGGATCTTCTCGACGCGGTCCTGATCTATCGCCGGCATCCTTACGTTCGCGAAACGGAACCGGCGCCAGTGGCCTGGCGGGCGGGAGGGACTGCGCTTCTGGACTATGGAACGCGGAATCTCGACGGCCAGCCGGTGCTCGTCGTCCCATCGCTGATCAATCGCTATTACATCCTCGATCTGAGACCCGAACGGTCGTTGCTTCGCTATCTGGAGAGCCGTGGCTTCCGCCCCTTCGTCGTGGACTGGGGCGCCCCCGGGCCGGGCGAGGCGCGGTTCACCCTGACCGACTATGTCGCCGGTCAGCTGGATCAGGCTCTTGATGCGGTCCGGGCCATTACCGGGAAGCCGCCAATCGTTCTTGGCTATTGCATGGGAGGTTTGCTCGCCCTTGCGCTGGCAACCCGGCGTCAGGCCGATATCAGGGCGCTTGGGCTGCTGGCCACGCCATGGGACTTTAGCGCCGGCGCACCACCCGTTGCTGCGCTCCTGCCGCTTTTGAGGCCGTTCCTGACGATGACTTCCGACAGAGGGCACCAGGTCGGGACCGATCTGCTGCAGGCGATGTTCCACATGCTGGATCCGATGCTTGTCATTAAGAAGTTTCTGCGTTTCCGGTCGCTGGACGCCGATGGTGCCGAAGCAATTGATTTCGTCGCGCTTGAGGACTGGCTGAATGACGGGGTGCCGTTGATGGGACCGGTCGCGGCCGAGGCGTTTCTTGACTGGTACGGCGCGAACTCGACCGCGCGGCTGTGCTGGAAAATTGCCGGACGCACGGTCGATCCTGCCGATATCAGTCTGCCGACTTGCGTTGTCATTCCGTCGCGGGACAGGATCGTCCCGCCGCCCTCGGCCGAAGCGCTGGCGGCGGCTTTGCCGCATGCCGAAACTCTGCGTGTGCCGCTCGGCCATGTAGGCATGATGGCAAGTTCGAATGCCAAGAAAGCGGTCTGGGAACCGCTCGCGGCATGGATGGAGGAGACAATCAAATGA
- a CDS encoding TVP38/TMEM64 family protein, with protein MVEEAGVSGVVNGDGEQASGGKRGWTSRLVPVLGLVLAMALFFGLGLDRYVSLELLRDNRELLTGYVADHYLLAALAFIALYAVVTGLSVPGAAVLTLSGGFLFGAIGGTAYAVIGATIGATAVFWAARTAFGDALRARAGKAVGLMREGFRKDAFNYLLFLRLVPAFPFFVVNLVPAFLGVSTRTYVLATVIGIIPGGFVFATVGAGLGSIFDQQGEIGLGDIMTPEIILAMVGLGLLALVPVVAKRFLGRR; from the coding sequence GTGGTTGAGGAAGCTGGGGTGAGCGGTGTGGTGAACGGCGACGGTGAGCAAGCCAGCGGGGGTAAACGCGGCTGGACGTCCCGTCTGGTGCCGGTTCTCGGTCTCGTGCTCGCCATGGCGCTGTTCTTCGGGCTTGGCCTTGATCGCTATGTCAGTCTCGAACTGCTGCGGGATAATCGCGAATTACTGACCGGTTATGTCGCCGACCATTATCTGCTGGCGGCGCTGGCCTTCATTGCTCTTTATGCCGTTGTCACCGGGCTTTCCGTGCCGGGGGCGGCTGTGTTGACGCTGAGCGGGGGCTTCCTCTTCGGAGCCATTGGCGGCACGGCTTATGCGGTGATCGGCGCGACGATAGGCGCGACAGCGGTTTTCTGGGCCGCGCGGACGGCTTTTGGCGACGCGCTGCGTGCCCGGGCAGGCAAGGCGGTCGGCCTGATGCGCGAAGGTTTTCGCAAGGACGCCTTCAACTATCTGCTGTTTCTGCGGCTGGTGCCGGCTTTCCCTTTCTTTGTCGTGAATCTGGTGCCTGCCTTCCTTGGCGTTTCCACCCGGACCTATGTTCTGGCAACTGTCATTGGCATTATTCCCGGCGGCTTCGTGTTCGCAACCGTCGGCGCGGGCCTCGGCAGCATCTTCGACCAGCAAGGCGAAATCGGCCTCGGCGATATCATGACTCCGGAAATTATCCTCGCTATGGTCGGGCTTGGCCTGCTGGCTCTGGTGCCCGTTGTCGCCAAACGTTTCCTTGGCCGCCGCTAG
- a CDS encoding DUF2333 family protein has translation MAQKHDLNWDDDTPAQRRAIAPWIARLGGYGFGLIIVAVVAYYLIGMALTHRISDDVDQALSETTPGGSRAVQMAADLIYRETEQNSWVANNPFFLPGYMLDNMPNFQQGIIYAISRFAIEMSDQLGRTRASSEVDKDLEDAAGKLKFPGTIWLFDFETSWAPTTPAEKQYAAARRALIAYNQRLVAGDATFEKRSDNLQATLERMTADLGSSSAIIDQHLTHAGGWGMDTKVDDIFYNVKGRLYGYYMLLRELGVDFDRVIQDRDLGSAWNQMLASMRAAAALDPLVIMNGAPDGLMFPSHLSVQGFYLLRARTQLREITNILQK, from the coding sequence ATGGCGCAAAAGCACGATCTGAACTGGGACGACGATACTCCGGCACAGCGGCGCGCCATTGCGCCCTGGATAGCGCGTCTTGGCGGATACGGTTTCGGACTGATCATCGTCGCCGTCGTGGCCTACTACCTTATCGGCATGGCTCTGACGCACCGGATCTCCGACGATGTCGACCAGGCATTGAGCGAGACAACACCGGGCGGCAGCCGCGCCGTTCAGATGGCGGCGGACCTGATCTACCGGGAGACCGAGCAGAACAGTTGGGTCGCGAACAACCCGTTTTTCCTGCCCGGCTACATGCTCGACAACATGCCGAATTTCCAGCAGGGCATCATCTATGCGATCAGCCGTTTCGCCATCGAAATGTCGGATCAGCTTGGCCGGACACGCGCTTCCAGCGAAGTCGACAAGGATCTGGAAGATGCTGCTGGGAAGCTGAAGTTCCCGGGCACCATCTGGCTGTTTGATTTCGAAACCTCCTGGGCGCCGACCACTCCCGCGGAAAAGCAATATGCAGCCGCCCGCCGCGCACTGATTGCCTATAATCAGCGGCTGGTCGCCGGTGACGCCACGTTCGAGAAGCGTTCCGACAATCTGCAGGCCACGCTGGAGAGGATGACGGCCGATCTCGGCTCATCCTCGGCGATTATCGACCAGCATCTGACACATGCGGGCGGCTGGGGCATGGATACCAAGGTGGACGATATCTTCTACAACGTGAAAGGCCGCCTTTATGGCTATTACATGTTGTTGCGGGAGCTGGGGGTCGATTTCGACCGGGTGATCCAGGATCGCGACCTCGGATCGGCCTGGAACCAGATGCTTGCGTCCATGCGTGCGGCCGCCGCGCTCGACCCGCTGGTGATCATGAACGGGGCGCCGGACGGCTTGATGTTCCCGAGCCATCTCTCGGTGCAGGGCTTCTACCTGCTGCGTGCCAGAACGCAGTTGCGTGAAATCACCAACATCTTGCAGAAGTAG
- a CDS encoding carboxymuconolactone decarboxylase family protein, translating into MSATVTPVAYEDASDEVRAVYDDIMSSRNIDFIPNVWRTLASHPPTLARIWYGLKEVMAPGALDARTKEMIAVAVSATNGCEYCTRSHTRQARGHGMTEEMYGELMAVIGMFNQTNKLIEGYQVEVDEFLKEV; encoded by the coding sequence ATGAGCGCGACGGTCACGCCGGTTGCCTACGAAGACGCGTCGGATGAAGTCCGCGCGGTCTATGACGACATCATGTCGTCCCGAAACATCGATTTCATACCGAATGTGTGGCGCACCCTGGCGTCCCATCCGCCGACCCTGGCCCGGATCTGGTATGGACTGAAAGAGGTCATGGCGCCCGGAGCCCTCGATGCCCGGACGAAGGAAATGATCGCGGTCGCTGTCTCGGCGACGAACGGATGCGAATACTGCACCCGTTCGCACACGCGGCAGGCCCGTGGCCACGGCATGACCGAGGAAATGTACGGCGAGCTGATGGCCGTGATCGGCATGTTCAACCAGACCAACAAGCTGATCGAGGGCTATCAGGTCGAGGTCGACGAATTCCTGAAAGAGGTCTGA